One genomic region from Gammaproteobacteria bacterium encodes:
- a CDS encoding thiamine pyrophosphate-dependent dehydrogenase E1 component subunit alpha has product MDLSADICQKIYTDMWRIRLFEEEADRQTNLGNVVGTLHMYCGEEAVATGVCANLRDDDYVLGTHRSHGHCLAKGAKSDRMMAELWGKATGTCKGKGGSMHVADFSLNMLGANGIVGAGIGPTTGTALASKLRGTDQVSVCFFGDGAAARGTFHEAITMGSLWTLPVVYVCENNGYQQWVPRMNVAVVDSVADMAASYAIPGVSVDGQDVVEVYEAAAEAVKRAREGGGPTLLEARTYRFYGHSLGDEQQYRSAEEVDEWKENRDPIKLLAQFMRDRDWLTEEQDQSIQAEAKAEMSAATQFAEESPWPSAEDVTTDVVAPVQEVA; this is encoded by the coding sequence ATGGATCTGTCAGCAGACATCTGCCAGAAAATATACACAGACATGTGGCGCATTCGCCTATTTGAAGAGGAAGCGGATCGCCAGACAAATCTGGGTAACGTTGTCGGTACTTTGCACATGTATTGTGGGGAGGAAGCCGTCGCCACGGGAGTGTGTGCAAACCTGAGGGACGATGATTACGTTCTTGGAACACATCGCAGTCACGGCCACTGCTTGGCGAAAGGCGCAAAATCAGACCGGATGATGGCAGAGTTGTGGGGTAAAGCAACGGGCACCTGCAAGGGCAAAGGCGGCTCGATGCACGTCGCAGATTTCTCACTCAATATGCTGGGCGCGAATGGCATTGTAGGTGCGGGTATTGGCCCCACGACCGGTACAGCACTGGCCAGTAAGCTCCGCGGCACTGATCAGGTGTCAGTGTGCTTTTTTGGTGACGGGGCAGCCGCTCGGGGTACTTTTCACGAAGCGATCACCATGGGTTCGCTCTGGACCCTGCCGGTTGTCTATGTTTGTGAGAATAACGGGTATCAGCAGTGGGTACCGCGTATGAACGTAGCGGTCGTGGACTCGGTCGCAGACATGGCGGCATCTTATGCAATTCCCGGCGTGTCGGTAGATGGCCAGGATGTTGTAGAGGTGTATGAAGCCGCAGCCGAGGCCGTGAAGCGTGCACGCGAGGGCGGCGGGCCCACTCTGCTAGAAGCGCGTACTTATCGGTTCTATGGCCACAGCCTGGGCGACGAGCAACAGTATCGTTCAGCCGAAGAAGTCGATGAATGGAAGGAAAACCGGGACCCGATAAAACTGCTGGCCCAGTTCATGCGCGATCGAGACTGGCTGACCGAAGAACAGGATCAGTCGATACAGGCTGAGGCGAAGGCTGAAATGAGTGCCGCGACCCAATTTGCCGAGGAAAGCCCCTGGCCAAGCGCTGAGGACGTTACAACCGACGTTGTAGCGCCGGTTCAGGAGGTGGCGTGA